One stretch of Chryseobacterium sp. LJ668 DNA includes these proteins:
- a CDS encoding SusC/RagA family TonB-linked outer membrane protein — MNKLTASILAVVLTSSFAIVNAQETSGDTLRTQDIREVVVTGALGLKKRQDAVTSTNQVVNNAEITQAKNPNAVQALTGKVSGLQINTTNNSVNSTTRVVLRGPRSISGDNQALVVIDGVISTLDILQNIPSEIIDNMNIIKGMQGAALYGERGSNGVIVVTTKRGTRSEKLQFNLTSSIDFSNVFKLPIRQSVYGQGYPGDTFDTTDYGGANWTPYENTNWGPAYSSVLGGQSLIVGMPQADNSWLRETFSYKKDGMSNFFKTGVLIQNGLSVTAGGSDSYVFLSVNRAENDFVVENDNLKRNNFILKAGKQLGKFRIDGNVNYLDRRTSTTDSNLYGQLLQTPTNVDVRQFRNSLPDASYSVYTVNPYWTIDNDRADTKERTFTGLVNMEYKLNDHISFTYAGTAVSGSTIQESHLNAFAFDRVYDGTGTPIDGTSPVDYGLDPIISNYYKTVSSSFRYYGDLMANFDYNLTDDLNFRLNVGHNIQDRSVSTTQVGGENLKIPGWYHINNVLQPDLFSRLNNNNTKQRSFAWFANLDLGYKNFLYFNSTFRYEKSSLTSVNPVTIQGVQLPFSNKGYPYYSFGASFIPTKAFESIKGNVLNYAKVSLNYSRVGNSSTIDLYGLDRVGNFPTGYPFGSLSSYLPATTIFAEDIEPEFYLSKEVSLQLGFFKDRITFDGSVFRNDNKNFITTISTSSASGINFFQDNIGNSRNQGYELDLGFTPIKTKDFEWKLRGSYSTYETEILSLADGADEVALFNSTTTNAGIFAVKGENFPVIKGTKYQRDPNGNIIVNANGNPLSTTNFEILGKVNPDYILGFNTSFKFKGITLSATADYRTGNSFVSLAKASLGSTGSTEKTADFDRSKGYVIPNSVQLVNGQYVANTTPVGNDDSYFGVMNYFTTAAYSSVGEEFVVDGTALKVREIALSYDLPKSILGNTFVNSLSFGVYARNPFFIYSKDNRNFNDPETANTNGNAGGIAVTGQYPSMRTFGFNLNATF, encoded by the coding sequence ATGAATAAATTAACTGCAAGTATTTTAGCTGTAGTTCTTACATCCTCTTTTGCGATTGTAAATGCTCAAGAAACATCGGGTGACACTCTAAGAACTCAGGATATTCGTGAAGTAGTGGTAACAGGAGCGTTAGGTCTTAAAAAAAGACAGGATGCCGTGACTTCTACCAATCAAGTTGTAAATAATGCTGAAATTACTCAGGCTAAAAACCCTAATGCTGTTCAGGCATTAACAGGTAAAGTTTCTGGTTTACAGATTAATACAACGAATAATTCTGTAAACTCGACAACTAGAGTTGTTCTGAGAGGACCAAGATCTATTTCAGGGGATAATCAAGCATTAGTAGTAATCGATGGAGTGATATCTACTTTAGATATTTTACAAAATATACCATCCGAAATAATTGATAATATGAATATTATCAAGGGTATGCAAGGTGCTGCTTTATATGGTGAGAGAGGAAGTAATGGTGTTATTGTTGTAACAACAAAAAGAGGAACTAGGTCAGAAAAACTACAATTTAATCTAACAAGTTCTATTGATTTTTCAAATGTTTTTAAACTTCCAATAAGACAGAGTGTCTACGGGCAAGGATATCCGGGTGATACGTTTGATACAACTGACTACGGAGGAGCAAACTGGACTCCATATGAAAATACAAACTGGGGACCAGCATATTCATCGGTTTTAGGGGGGCAATCCTTAATTGTAGGAATGCCGCAAGCGGATAATTCTTGGCTGAGAGAAACATTCAGTTATAAAAAAGATGGAATGTCAAATTTTTTTAAAACCGGAGTTTTAATTCAGAATGGATTATCAGTAACCGCAGGAGGTTCTGATTCTTATGTATTCTTATCCGTAAATAGAGCAGAAAATGACTTTGTGGTTGAGAATGATAATCTAAAAAGAAATAATTTTATCCTAAAAGCAGGTAAGCAATTAGGTAAATTTAGAATTGACGGAAACGTAAATTATTTAGACAGAAGAACATCAACTACTGATTCTAATCTTTATGGTCAGTTGCTTCAAACTCCCACAAACGTTGATGTAAGACAATTCAGAAATTCTCTTCCAGATGCCAGCTATAGTGTTTATACAGTTAATCCATACTGGACTATAGATAATGATAGAGCTGATACAAAAGAAAGAACATTTACAGGCTTGGTTAATATGGAGTATAAATTAAATGATCACATTTCATTTACTTACGCAGGTACTGCTGTATCGGGTTCTACGATTCAAGAAAGTCATTTAAATGCTTTTGCTTTCGATAGAGTGTATGATGGTACAGGTACACCTATTGATGGTACATCTCCTGTTGATTATGGTTTGGATCCAATCATCTCAAATTATTATAAAACGGTTTCCTCAAGTTTCAGATACTATGGTGATCTAATGGCGAATTTTGATTATAATTTAACAGATGATTTAAATTTTAGATTGAATGTTGGGCACAACATTCAAGATAGATCTGTATCTACTACACAAGTAGGAGGGGAGAATCTTAAAATACCGGGATGGTATCACATTAATAACGTGTTACAGCCAGATTTGTTTTCTAGACTAAATAATAATAATACTAAACAGAGATCCTTTGCTTGGTTTGCTAACTTAGATTTAGGATATAAGAATTTCCTATATTTCAACTCAACCTTCAGATATGAGAAAAGTTCTCTTACAAGTGTTAATCCTGTAACAATTCAAGGAGTTCAGCTTCCATTTAGCAATAAGGGTTATCCATATTATTCTTTTGGGGCTTCATTTATTCCTACAAAAGCATTTGAAAGCATTAAAGGAAATGTTTTAAATTATGCAAAAGTGAGTTTAAACTACAGTAGAGTAGGAAATAGTTCTACTATTGATTTATATGGATTAGACAGGGTTGGTAATTTCCCAACAGGATATCCCTTTGGTTCTTTATCTTCCTACCTTCCTGCAACAACAATATTTGCTGAAGATATTGAGCCTGAATTTTATTTATCTAAAGAGGTTTCATTACAGTTAGGCTTCTTTAAAGATAGAATTACTTTTGATGGATCTGTTTTTAGAAATGATAATAAAAACTTTATTACTACAATTTCTACTTCTTCTGCATCTGGTATTAATTTTTTTCAAGATAATATTGGAAACAGCAGGAATCAAGGGTATGAATTAGATTTAGGCTTTACACCTATCAAAACAAAAGATTTTGAATGGAAATTACGGGGATCATATTCAACATATGAAACAGAAATCTTATCATTAGCAGATGGTGCTGATGAAGTAGCCTTATTTAATTCTACAACTACAAACGCGGGTATATTTGCTGTTAAAGGTGAGAACTTTCCGGTTATTAAAGGTACTAAGTATCAAAGAGATCCAAATGGAAATATTATAGTAAATGCTAATGGTAATCCTTTATCTACAACAAACTTTGAAATTCTTGGTAAAGTAAATCCAGATTATATTTTAGGATTTAACACTTCATTCAAATTCAAAGGAATTACTTTAAGTGCTACTGCAGATTATAGAACGGGAAATAGTTTCGTTTCCTTAGCTAAAGCTAGTTTAGGATCTACGGGATCTACAGAAAAAACAGCTGATTTTGACAGATCTAAAGGATATGTGATTCCTAATTCTGTTCAGTTGGTAAATGGACAATATGTTGCCAATACTACACCAGTTGGTAATGATGATAGTTATTTTGGAGTAATGAATTACTTTACTACAGCCGCTTACTCATCGGTAGGTGAAGAATTTGTTGTAGATGGTACAGCATTAAAAGTAAGAGAGATTGCTTTATCTTACGATTTACCAAAATCAATTTTGGGTAACACTTTTGTGAATTCATTATCATTCGGTGTATACGCAAGAAACCCGTTCTTCATTTATTCAAAGGACAACAGAAACTTTAACGATCCAGAAACTGCTAATACGAATGGTAATGCAGGGGGAATTGCAGTTACAGGACAATATCCTAGTATGAGAACTTTTGGTTTTAACCTTAATGCAACTTTTTAA
- the argS gene encoding arginine--tRNA ligase, whose translation MNIKDIIEQKLAEIILNVYQLKDIKLEIQENKTEFEGDFTIVTFPLVKQLKKNPESIGLELGQALTEQTDLFESFNVIKGFLNVKVKNQFFVDQFKTVTDQFTTIEKKNETVMVEYSSPNTNKPLHLGHVRNNLLGFSVAQILEEAGYEVIKSQIINDRGIHICKSMLAWEKFGKGATPETDHVKGDKFVGNYYVKFDQEYKKEIAQLIEEGASEDQAKKDAPLMKEAQQMLLDWENGDEKVRNLWSEMNSWVYKGFGETYKRLGVDFDQIQYESNTYILGKDLIQEGLEKGVLYQKEDGSVWCDLTDEGLDEKLLLRSDGTSVYMTQDLGTAVERFKENNLQKLIYTVGNEQDYHFQVLFKILKKLGYTWADQLFHLSYGMVELPNGKMKSREGTVVDADDLMQEMYNEAKLKALEQARLEGLTDEEKEISYEIIGQAALKYFMLKVDPKKKMLFNPEESIDFNGNTGPFILYTYARIRSLLMKANYLNREIAEVELNQHEKEVILQLANYKTIVSKAAESLSPALVANYLYDLVKSYNSFYQSYIILKLEDENLKQFRLNLSNLTAQTIQKSLGLLGIGTVNRM comes from the coding sequence ATGAATATTAAAGATATCATAGAACAAAAACTGGCAGAGATTATCTTAAATGTCTATCAGCTTAAAGATATAAAGCTCGAAATTCAGGAGAATAAAACAGAATTTGAAGGAGATTTTACCATCGTCACTTTTCCTTTGGTGAAACAATTAAAGAAAAATCCTGAAAGTATCGGGTTAGAATTGGGCCAGGCTTTGACCGAACAGACTGATTTGTTTGAAAGCTTCAATGTCATAAAAGGTTTTTTAAATGTTAAGGTTAAAAATCAGTTTTTTGTAGATCAGTTTAAAACAGTTACTGATCAATTTACGACTATCGAGAAGAAAAACGAAACGGTAATGGTAGAATATTCTTCACCAAATACCAACAAGCCACTTCATTTGGGACATGTAAGAAATAATCTTTTAGGTTTTTCCGTGGCTCAGATTCTTGAGGAAGCCGGATATGAGGTCATTAAATCTCAGATCATCAACGACAGAGGAATTCATATCTGCAAATCAATGCTTGCGTGGGAAAAATTCGGAAAAGGTGCAACTCCTGAAACGGATCATGTGAAAGGAGATAAGTTTGTAGGAAATTACTATGTGAAATTTGATCAGGAATATAAAAAAGAAATTGCTCAATTAATTGAAGAAGGAGCTTCAGAAGACCAGGCCAAAAAAGATGCTCCCTTGATGAAAGAAGCTCAACAAATGCTTCTCGATTGGGAAAATGGTGATGAAAAAGTAAGAAATCTGTGGAGCGAAATGAATTCATGGGTTTATAAAGGTTTCGGTGAAACTTATAAAAGATTAGGGGTAGATTTTGATCAGATTCAGTACGAAAGCAATACTTATATTTTAGGAAAAGATCTTATTCAGGAAGGTTTAGAAAAGGGTGTTTTGTATCAGAAAGAAGATGGTTCGGTTTGGTGTGACCTTACAGACGAGGGATTAGATGAGAAGCTTTTGCTTCGGTCAGATGGCACTTCAGTCTATATGACGCAGGATTTGGGAACAGCAGTGGAGCGTTTTAAAGAAAATAATCTTCAGAAATTAATTTATACAGTAGGAAACGAGCAGGATTATCATTTCCAGGTTTTGTTTAAAATTCTAAAAAAATTAGGTTACACTTGGGCAGATCAATTATTCCATTTGTCATATGGAATGGTGGAGCTTCCAAACGGAAAAATGAAATCCCGTGAAGGAACTGTTGTCGATGCTGATGATTTAATGCAGGAAATGTATAATGAAGCAAAATTAAAAGCACTTGAGCAAGCAAGATTAGAAGGTCTTACTGACGAGGAAAAAGAAATTTCTTATGAAATTATTGGACAGGCTGCTTTGAAATATTTCATGCTGAAAGTTGACCCGAAGAAAAAGATGTTGTTCAATCCTGAAGAGAGTATTGATTTTAATGGAAATACAGGACCATTTATCTTATACACGTATGCTCGTATTCGATCTTTGTTGATGAAAGCAAATTATTTGAATAGAGAAATTGCTGAGGTAGAATTAAATCAGCATGAAAAAGAAGTAATTTTGCAGCTTGCAAATTATAAAACGATTGTTTCCAAAGCAGCGGAAAGCTTAAGTCCTGCTTTAGTTGCAAATTATCTTTACGATTTGGTAAAATCTTACAATTCATTCTATCAGAGCTATATAATTCTAAAACTTGAGGATGAAAATTTAAAACAATTCCGTTTAAATTTATCCAATCTCACGGCACAAACCATACAAAAATCATTAGGTTTACTTGGTATAGGAACTGTAAATAGAATGTAA
- a CDS encoding YihY/virulence factor BrkB family protein yields MLKEIKFFWETVKETFTEWNNSSASNDSASLAYYAIFSIPGLLIIIIWIAGNFFGEEAIRGQISTQISGLMGKDVATSIQEMIAGALIDKENIFMKIVGIGSLVYGSTTLFFQLQKSLNNLWDVEAAPKKALVKFLLDRANSLGMILILGFLLMITMVLSSMISLFNNFITRYFGLETYLIVEIINFTIGFGIVVVLFALMFKVLPDVEISWKSVWKGALLTAILFTFGKFLLSLYFSELKPTSAFGTAGTVILVMMWINYSCMLIFFGAEFTKVYTYKKGYKIIPSKHAKWSNAKLYKESQGKAASPQI; encoded by the coding sequence ATGCTAAAAGAAATAAAATTTTTCTGGGAAACCGTCAAAGAGACATTTACAGAATGGAACAATTCTTCTGCATCCAACGATTCTGCAAGTCTCGCATATTATGCAATTTTCTCAATCCCAGGTTTATTGATTATCATTATCTGGATCGCGGGTAATTTCTTTGGTGAAGAAGCTATTCGTGGGCAGATCAGTACGCAGATCAGTGGATTAATGGGAAAGGATGTTGCAACAAGTATACAGGAAATGATCGCAGGTGCGCTCATTGACAAGGAAAATATTTTTATGAAAATTGTAGGAATCGGCTCATTGGTGTATGGTTCGACTACCCTTTTCTTCCAGTTACAGAAATCATTGAACAATCTTTGGGACGTAGAAGCTGCTCCTAAAAAAGCTTTGGTGAAATTTCTTCTAGACCGTGCCAATTCTTTAGGAATGATTCTCATCTTAGGATTTTTACTGATGATTACTATGGTTTTATCATCGATGATAAGCCTTTTTAATAATTTTATTACCAGATATTTTGGTCTTGAGACTTATCTTATTGTAGAAATCATCAATTTCACGATTGGTTTTGGGATTGTTGTCGTTCTGTTTGCATTGATGTTTAAAGTGCTTCCTGATGTAGAAATCAGCTGGAAATCTGTTTGGAAAGGTGCACTATTAACTGCCATTCTTTTTACATTTGGTAAATTCCTTTTGAGTTTATATTTCAGCGAACTAAAGCCTACGTCTGCCTTCGGAACTGCCGGTACAGTGATATTAGTCATGATGTGGATCAACTATTCCTGTATGCTCATATTTTTCGGAGCCGAATTTACAAAAGTCTATACCTATAAGAAAGGATATAAAATTATACCTTCAAAACACGCAAAATGGAGCAATGCAAAGCTGTATAAAGAAAGCCAGGGAAAAGCAGCATCTCCTCAAATTTAA
- the tamL gene encoding translocation and assembly module lipoprotein TamL — protein sequence MKINFNTYCKYFLASGMTAALVSCSNTKFLKEGQMLYTGAEVMIENDTLPKKKKNELKAALEENLTPKPNSSFLGLRPQLYAYNITKEPKKEKGLRYWLKYKFGEEPVLLGDVDREFNKDIIVNYSENKGYFNAKAKYDTVSKNKKARVIYTLNPGAQYLISNVNFVKDSTLINREIQALKDKTLLKQGNPFDLDVIKSERQRIDDGLKDKGFYYFNPDNIIVQADSTISKNHKVEMIVKLKENTPKLATEQFTIDKVVVFPNYNLRDAKKGLYNIPTSQDSLAGYEYNDIYVVDPEKKFNPRIFDRALYFDKGDIYNRKDHNLSLNRLISLGVFKFVKNEFVISDSLNHKFDAYYVLTPRELQSLRLEALGRTNSANYAGSELNLNWTHRNFFRGAEQFKASVYGAFDVQVGGPADAENIFRAGANAQLSIPRIVAPFNFNSSSAFVPRTNIQIGYEFQNRTTLYTLNTFNASFGYQWKENVRKEHELKLIDISLIDPANVTPKYIAKYFDNPYLERVVDQQLIFGPTYSYTYSTTMLPRKNTFYYKGMLDLAGNITGLVTGANVKEGKQKEIFGVPFSQYAKIENDVRFYHKFTEKTSLATRFIAGVAVPYGNSEYIPFSRQFFVGGSNSIRAFRARTLGPGSYDPRPQQENGGFVFDQAGDIKLELNAEYRANIYKFLNVAVFADAGNIWLINEELNDQGISTRPGGKFSKEFLSEIAVGAGAGLRLDFSILILRLDLAMPLRVPYYEKGERWAFDRINFGDSNWRKDNLILNIAIGYPF from the coding sequence ATGAAGATCAATTTTAATACATATTGCAAATATTTTTTAGCATCAGGAATGACAGCTGCCCTTGTCTCTTGCAGCAACACAAAATTTCTGAAGGAAGGGCAAATGCTCTACACCGGAGCAGAAGTGATGATTGAAAATGATACGCTTCCAAAAAAGAAAAAAAATGAATTGAAAGCTGCTCTTGAAGAAAATTTAACACCAAAACCTAATTCATCTTTTTTGGGATTGAGACCTCAATTGTATGCTTACAACATAACAAAAGAGCCTAAAAAAGAAAAAGGTTTGCGATACTGGCTGAAATATAAATTTGGAGAAGAGCCGGTTTTACTTGGTGATGTCGATCGTGAATTTAATAAAGATATTATCGTCAATTATTCTGAAAACAAAGGATATTTCAATGCGAAAGCGAAGTATGATACCGTATCGAAAAATAAAAAAGCCAGGGTTATCTACACCTTAAATCCGGGAGCGCAGTATTTGATCAGTAATGTCAATTTTGTTAAAGATTCTACTTTAATCAATCGTGAAATTCAGGCTTTAAAAGATAAAACTTTATTAAAACAGGGAAATCCTTTTGATCTGGATGTCATTAAATCTGAAAGACAAAGAATAGACGACGGTTTGAAAGATAAAGGTTTTTATTATTTCAATCCTGATAATATCATCGTTCAGGCAGACAGTACAATCAGCAAAAATCATAAAGTGGAGATGATTGTCAAACTGAAAGAAAACACTCCGAAACTTGCAACCGAACAGTTTACGATTGATAAAGTAGTGGTTTTTCCGAATTACAATCTTCGTGATGCTAAAAAAGGGCTATACAATATTCCAACAAGTCAGGATTCTCTTGCAGGCTATGAATACAACGACATTTATGTAGTTGACCCTGAAAAGAAATTTAACCCGAGAATTTTTGATCGTGCTTTGTATTTCGATAAAGGTGATATTTATAACAGAAAAGATCACAATTTATCACTGAACAGGCTTATTAGTTTAGGCGTTTTTAAATTTGTTAAAAATGAGTTTGTCATATCAGATTCTCTGAATCATAAATTCGACGCCTATTATGTTTTAACGCCGAGAGAACTGCAGTCGTTACGTCTGGAAGCTTTAGGCAGAACAAATTCTGCAAATTACGCAGGGAGCGAATTAAATTTAAACTGGACGCATAGAAATTTCTTCCGTGGCGCAGAGCAGTTTAAAGCGTCTGTTTATGGTGCTTTTGATGTACAGGTTGGCGGTCCTGCAGATGCAGAAAATATTTTCAGAGCCGGTGCCAATGCACAGTTATCGATTCCCAGAATTGTGGCCCCTTTTAATTTTAATTCTTCAAGTGCTTTTGTCCCGAGAACGAATATCCAGATAGGGTATGAATTTCAAAACAGGACTACTTTATATACCTTGAACACCTTTAATGCATCATTTGGATACCAATGGAAAGAAAATGTAAGAAAAGAACATGAGCTGAAGCTGATTGATATTTCTCTAATTGATCCGGCAAATGTTACGCCGAAGTACATTGCCAAATATTTTGACAATCCTTATTTAGAAAGAGTTGTTGATCAGCAGTTAATTTTCGGTCCCACCTATTCGTACACTTATTCTACAACCATGCTTCCGAGAAAAAACACTTTCTATTATAAAGGGATGCTTGATCTGGCCGGGAATATTACCGGTCTTGTAACGGGAGCAAACGTAAAAGAAGGAAAGCAGAAAGAAATATTTGGAGTTCCCTTCAGTCAATATGCGAAGATTGAAAATGATGTAAGATTCTACCATAAGTTTACCGAAAAGACATCGCTTGCCACAAGATTTATTGCAGGTGTTGCCGTTCCGTACGGTAATTCAGAATACATCCCTTTTTCAAGACAGTTTTTTGTAGGTGGCAGTAACAGTATTAGAGCATTCCGTGCAAGAACTCTGGGACCAGGAAGCTACGATCCGAGACCGCAACAGGAAAATGGCGGCTTTGTATTTGATCAGGCCGGTGATATAAAATTGGAGCTGAATGCCGAATATAGAGCTAATATTTACAAATTTTTAAATGTCGCTGTATTTGCAGATGCAGGAAATATCTGGCTAATCAATGAAGAACTGAACGACCAGGGAATATCTACTCGACCAGGCGGGAAATTTTCAAAAGAATTTTTAAGTGAAATTGCGGTAGGAGCAGGTGCCGGTCTAAGACTTGATTTTTCTATTCTGATCTTAAGACTGGATCTTGCCATGCCGTTGCGGGTGCCTTATTATGAAAAAGGTGAAAGATGGGCATTTGACCGAATCAATTTTGGGGATTCAAACTGGAGAAAAGACAATCTTATTTTGAATATAGCGATCGGATATCCTTTTTAA
- a CDS encoding SusD/RagB family nutrient-binding outer membrane lipoprotein, translated as MKNNKFLVSILASALIFTATSCSNDYLDVNDNPNAVQAEQITPELILPGAISQAYRTQAGTMMQFGNLMMNSWAGNSYTIAGPYSREFSLSSVDNTFYRGIWENLYPRIANFDQMEKFSNVNHKQDYYIAIAKIMKVYYMQYIVDLYGDAPYSEAFMGQQNTTPKYDNDADIYKSLILKLEEANALMDAEDEHAEVPASDIVFHGDMGQWKEFSNTLMLRLLVRMSKVTGELATYRDQKLTALATRINADPANKFIESEDVTVNPGYSASSDDQMNPYILNWARNASGQQVSNYSVVVVSEHMANSLERNRILNDPNYAKFNGITDPRKSRLFTNVASVDSNGIPFTGLKGVRQGNVPGQPGVPVNNVNTSKLGIGNFAGGAAVGTWDDVIAENNERGGVLFSIAESNLLQAEAALRWPAIFGSIPAQAKFNNAIVANGAWLGVPTTGTATIANYLIAIASVPGLGWTGTNTQKIEAIMTQKWIALTNINPTEMFIEYNRTGYPFTPMATTAQFPNKPYRLVYPNSEYAANSANVPNISSAQVFVKNQYTPFWNQN; from the coding sequence ATGAAAAATAATAAATTTTTAGTGTCAATTTTAGCTTCTGCTTTAATTTTCACTGCAACATCGTGTAGTAATGACTACTTAGATGTTAATGATAACCCTAACGCAGTTCAAGCGGAACAGATTACTCCTGAACTTATACTTCCCGGTGCAATTAGCCAAGCTTATAGAACCCAAGCCGGAACTATGATGCAGTTTGGAAATCTTATGATGAACAGTTGGGCAGGAAATTCATATACGATTGCTGGTCCTTATTCAAGAGAATTTAGTTTATCAAGTGTAGACAATACTTTCTATAGAGGAATTTGGGAAAACTTATATCCAAGAATTGCTAATTTTGATCAAATGGAAAAGTTTAGTAATGTGAATCACAAACAGGACTATTACATTGCTATAGCAAAAATCATGAAGGTATATTATATGCAATATATTGTTGATTTGTATGGGGATGCTCCTTATAGTGAAGCCTTTATGGGTCAACAAAATACTACGCCTAAATATGATAATGATGCAGATATTTATAAATCTTTGATATTGAAACTAGAGGAAGCAAATGCATTGATGGATGCAGAAGATGAGCATGCTGAAGTGCCAGCTTCTGATATTGTATTTCATGGTGATATGGGACAATGGAAAGAGTTTTCAAATACATTGATGCTTAGATTGTTGGTCAGAATGTCAAAGGTTACTGGTGAATTAGCAACATATAGAGATCAAAAACTTACAGCATTAGCAACGAGAATTAATGCTGATCCGGCAAATAAATTTATTGAAAGCGAGGATGTAACTGTAAATCCTGGTTATTCTGCATCCAGTGATGATCAGATGAACCCATATATTTTAAACTGGGCCAGAAATGCATCAGGACAACAAGTGTCAAATTATTCTGTGGTGGTAGTTTCAGAGCACATGGCAAATTCACTTGAAAGAAATAGAATTCTTAATGATCCTAACTATGCTAAATTTAATGGTATTACAGATCCAAGAAAATCAAGATTATTCACCAATGTAGCTTCTGTTGATTCAAACGGAATTCCATTTACAGGATTAAAAGGTGTTAGACAAGGGAATGTTCCCGGACAGCCTGGAGTTCCAGTAAATAATGTTAATACTTCAAAATTGGGAATTGGTAATTTTGCTGGCGGTGCAGCTGTTGGTACTTGGGATGATGTGATCGCTGAAAATAATGAAAGAGGTGGTGTACTTTTTTCAATAGCGGAAAGTAATCTATTACAAGCTGAAGCTGCATTAAGATGGCCTGCGATTTTCGGAAGCATTCCTGCACAAGCTAAATTTAACAATGCTATAGTGGCTAATGGAGCCTGGCTAGGAGTTCCAACTACTGGAACGGCAACCATAGCAAATTATCTTATAGCAATTGCTTCTGTACCAGGATTGGGATGGACAGGAACAAATACACAAAAAATTGAGGCAATTATGACTCAAAAATGGATCGCATTAACGAATATAAACCCAACTGAAATGTTTATTGAGTATAACAGAACTGGTTATCCATTTACTCCAATGGCTACTACAGCTCAATTTCCTAATAAACCTTATAGATTAGTATATCCAAACTCTGAGTATGCTGCGAATTCTGCGAATGTGCCTAATATTTCAAGTGCACAAGTGTTCGTTAAAAACCAATACACTCCATTCTGGAACCAAAATTAA